The DNA sequence aaaaaaggtaaaagaaaatGAATTGATGACAAATCCTTACTTTGTACCCCTCCCTTTTCCTCAAAAGCTGAAAAGAGAAAAGCTTGACAAACAGTTCTCAAAGTTTCTAGAAATTTTAAAACAGCTCTACATTAACAAACCTTTTACAGATGCTTTGAAGCAAATGCCGGCATATGCTAAATTTCTTAACGAAATTTtgtcaagtaaaagaaaattggaagaagtttcagTAGTTAAGCTTACAGAAAAATGTAGTGTTATACTTTAAAATAAGCTTCCACGGAAACTTGGTGATCCATGTAGTTTTACAATTCATTGTACTTTGGGAGGTGCTCATTTTGAAAAAGCATTATGTGATTCAGGTGCTTCAATAAATCTAATGCCCTTTTCAATTTTCAGGAAATTAGAACTTGGTGAAATGAAGGACACTGGTGTGTCTCTACAATTTGCTGATCAAAGTACTAAAAAACCGAAAGGAATACCTGAAAATGTCCTCGTTAgagttgataaatttatattcccAGTAGATTTTATACTacttgaaatggaagaaaatactgAGGTACCATTGATTTTAGGTAGACCACTTCTTGCAACAGGAAGAGCGATAATTGATGTCTATCAAGGACAATTAATTTTGCGAGTtgatgaggaaagagtgattttgGATATGCAGAAAATAATGAAATATCCTGAGGATGAATCATTGTCAACATCTTGTTTTCAAATTGATTTGTTGAATGACCTTGCAGATG is a window from the Nicotiana tomentosiformis chromosome 10, ASM39032v3, whole genome shotgun sequence genome containing:
- the LOC138899735 gene encoding uncharacterized protein, producing MIVKKAAGFNQVEAWNSLAQQIATLTQKVEVFQVNTQSLSQHENCDICGAIKNLEIQMSQLATLMSGQIKGFLPSNNEKNSKEHLKAISLRSDKTLDHPYADRQGKPQEVEQVNKDALKQMPAYAKFLNEILSSKRKLEEVSVVKLTEKCASINLMPFSIFRKLELGEMKDTGVSLQFADQSTKKPKGIPENVLVRVDKFIFPVDFILLEMEENTEVPLILGRPLLATGRAIIDVYQGQLILRVDEERVILDMQKIMKYPEDESLSTSCFQIDLLNDLADEYKDDHLNTDSLERCLAKSAIPTFSFTYI